One Paralichthys olivaceus isolate ysfri-2021 chromosome 21, ASM2471397v2, whole genome shotgun sequence genomic window carries:
- the LOC109626645 gene encoding melanopsin-A-like isoform X2, producing MDSRLLIVPGIPTSDPTVRAPWNISSISPHRLMELSPVATTSSIVPSHPFPTVDVPNHAHYTIGVVIMAVGITGLLGNFLVIYAFCRSRSLRTPSNIFIINLAITDFLMCFTQTPIFFLTSMHKRWIFGKKGCELYAFCGALFGICSMITLMVIAVDRYVVITRPLASLGVMSRRKALSILAVAWVYSMGWSLPPFFGWSAYVPEGLMTSCSWDYMTFTPSVRSYTMLLFTFVFFIPLSIIIFCYCCIFRAIRHTTRAIAKINCVGNRDSAKRFHKMKSEWRMAKIALIVILLFVISWAPYSCVALTAFAGYADMLTPYMNSVPAVIAKASAIHNPIIYAITHPKYRSALSRYIPYLGVLLCITGRDRLSSSFQSTRRSTLTSQSEGKGPNKARHSSQSESESAHFSDTEEDCSSRTSVTRQLSTDVKHVRHASQRLKVRGHSAGEFERAAAHNPTDPAICHLSQITLDNVMAAPGPRNVCKTTPSVIVTSISSPSILHSPPGFHGNQKLTITYSPAVKDPLDVARLETTALQ from the exons AGCTCCATCAGTCCGCACCGGCTCATGGAGCTGTCACCAGTCGCCACAACT AGCTCCATAGTTCCAAGCCACCCGTTTCCGACGGTCGACGTCCCAAACCATGCTCACTACACCATCGGTGTTGTCATTATGGCTGTGGGCATCACAGGCTTGCTGGGAAACTTCCTGGTCATATATGCTTTCTGCAG GAGCCGGAGCTTGCGGACGCCATCCAATATCTTTATCATTAACCTGGCAATCACAGacttcctcatgtgtttcacccaGACGCCCATCTTCTTCCTCACCAGCATGCACAAGCGATGGATCTTTGGGAAGAAAG GTTGTGAGTTGTATGCCTTCTGCGGAGCGCTCTTTGGTATCTGCAGTATGATTACACTGATGGTGATTGCGGTGGACCGGTATGTGGTGATCACCAGGCCTCTGGCCTCTCTTGGGGTGATGTCTCGCAGGAAAGCCCTTAGCATCTTGGCTGTTGCCTGGGTCTACTCAATGGGCTGGAGCCTTCCCCCCTTCTTTGGCTGGA GTGCCTATGTCCCGGAGGGTCTGATGACGTCCTGCTCCTGGGACTACATGACGTTCACCCCTTCTGTCCGCTCCTACACCATGCTGCTCTTCACCTTCGtcttcttcatccctctctccatcatcatcttctgttACTGCTGCATCTTCAGGGCCATCCGACACACAACACG AGCCATAGCAAAGATCAACTGTGTGGGAAACCGAGACTCAGCAAAGAGGTTCCACAAGATGAAGAGTGAATGGAGGATGGCGAAGATTGCACTCATTGTCATCCTGCTGTTTGTCATCTCCTGGGCCCCTTACTCCTGTGTGGCCCTCACTGCATTCGCTGG GTACGCTGACATGTTGACTCCCTACATGAACTCTGTTCCTGCTGTGATCGCCAAAGCATCTGCCATCCACAACCCCATCATATACGCTATTACACATCCAAAATACAG GTCAGCTCTCAGCAGGTACATACCCTACCTCGGGGTGTTGCTGTGCATTACTGGCAGGGATCGTCTAAGCAGCAGCTTCCAGTCCACCCGCCGCTCAACCCtcaccagccaatcagagggcaAAGGCCCCAACAAGGCCCGCCACTCCTCCCAGTCCGAGAGCGAATCA GCCCATTTCTCAGACACGGAAGAAGACTGCTCCTCTCGGACGTCTGTCACTCGTCAGTTGTCCACTGATGTCAAACACGTGCGCCATGCGAGCCAGAGGTTAAAGGTGAGAGGTCATAGCGCAGGAGAATTTGAGAGAGCGGCCGCCCACAACCCCACTGACCCAGCCATATGTCACCTCTCACAGATCACT cTGGATAACGTGATGGCGGCGCCGGGGCCAAGGAATGTGTGTAAAACAACACCATCTGTCATCGTCACCTCTATATCCAGCCCGTCTATACTGCACAGTCCGCCAGGTTTTCATGGCAACCAGAAA
- the LOC109626645 gene encoding melanopsin-A-like isoform X1 produces MDSRLLIVPGIPTSDPTVRAPWNISSISPHRLMELSPVATTSSIVPSHPFPTVDVPNHAHYTIGVVIMAVGITGLLGNFLVIYAFCRSRSLRTPSNIFIINLAITDFLMCFTQTPIFFLTSMHKRWIFGKKGCELYAFCGALFGICSMITLMVIAVDRYVVITRPLASLGVMSRRKALSILAVAWVYSMGWSLPPFFGWSAYVPEGLMTSCSWDYMTFTPSVRSYTMLLFTFVFFIPLSIIIFCYCCIFRAIRHTTRAIAKINCVGNRDSAKRFHKMKSEWRMAKIALIVILLFVISWAPYSCVALTAFAGYADMLTPYMNSVPAVIAKASAIHNPIIYAITHPKYRSALSRYIPYLGVLLCITGRDRLSSSFQSTRRSTLTSQSEGKGPNKARHSSQSESESAHFSDTEEDCSSRTSVTRQLSTDVKHVRHASQRLKVRGHSAGEFERAAAHNPTDPAICHLSQITTLTEPEDISMSDISLQPTSQLPATLDNVMAAPGPRNVCKTTPSVIVTSISSPSILHSPPGFHGNQKLTITYSPAVKDPLDVARLETTALQ; encoded by the exons AGCTCCATCAGTCCGCACCGGCTCATGGAGCTGTCACCAGTCGCCACAACT AGCTCCATAGTTCCAAGCCACCCGTTTCCGACGGTCGACGTCCCAAACCATGCTCACTACACCATCGGTGTTGTCATTATGGCTGTGGGCATCACAGGCTTGCTGGGAAACTTCCTGGTCATATATGCTTTCTGCAG GAGCCGGAGCTTGCGGACGCCATCCAATATCTTTATCATTAACCTGGCAATCACAGacttcctcatgtgtttcacccaGACGCCCATCTTCTTCCTCACCAGCATGCACAAGCGATGGATCTTTGGGAAGAAAG GTTGTGAGTTGTATGCCTTCTGCGGAGCGCTCTTTGGTATCTGCAGTATGATTACACTGATGGTGATTGCGGTGGACCGGTATGTGGTGATCACCAGGCCTCTGGCCTCTCTTGGGGTGATGTCTCGCAGGAAAGCCCTTAGCATCTTGGCTGTTGCCTGGGTCTACTCAATGGGCTGGAGCCTTCCCCCCTTCTTTGGCTGGA GTGCCTATGTCCCGGAGGGTCTGATGACGTCCTGCTCCTGGGACTACATGACGTTCACCCCTTCTGTCCGCTCCTACACCATGCTGCTCTTCACCTTCGtcttcttcatccctctctccatcatcatcttctgttACTGCTGCATCTTCAGGGCCATCCGACACACAACACG AGCCATAGCAAAGATCAACTGTGTGGGAAACCGAGACTCAGCAAAGAGGTTCCACAAGATGAAGAGTGAATGGAGGATGGCGAAGATTGCACTCATTGTCATCCTGCTGTTTGTCATCTCCTGGGCCCCTTACTCCTGTGTGGCCCTCACTGCATTCGCTGG GTACGCTGACATGTTGACTCCCTACATGAACTCTGTTCCTGCTGTGATCGCCAAAGCATCTGCCATCCACAACCCCATCATATACGCTATTACACATCCAAAATACAG GTCAGCTCTCAGCAGGTACATACCCTACCTCGGGGTGTTGCTGTGCATTACTGGCAGGGATCGTCTAAGCAGCAGCTTCCAGTCCACCCGCCGCTCAACCCtcaccagccaatcagagggcaAAGGCCCCAACAAGGCCCGCCACTCCTCCCAGTCCGAGAGCGAATCA GCCCATTTCTCAGACACGGAAGAAGACTGCTCCTCTCGGACGTCTGTCACTCGTCAGTTGTCCACTGATGTCAAACACGTGCGCCATGCGAGCCAGAGGTTAAAGGTGAGAGGTCATAGCGCAGGAGAATTTGAGAGAGCGGCCGCCCACAACCCCACTGACCCAGCCATATGTCACCTCTCACAGATCACT ACTCTGACAGAGCCTGAGGACATCTCCATGTCGGACATCAGTCTGCAGCCAACCAGTCAACTGCCTGCTACT cTGGATAACGTGATGGCGGCGCCGGGGCCAAGGAATGTGTGTAAAACAACACCATCTGTCATCGTCACCTCTATATCCAGCCCGTCTATACTGCACAGTCCGCCAGGTTTTCATGGCAACCAGAAA
- the LOC109626645 gene encoding melanopsin-A-like isoform X3: protein MDSRLLIVPGIPTSDPTVRAPWNISSISPHRLMELSPVATTSSIVPSHPFPTVDVPNHAHYTIGVVIMAVGITGLLGNFLVIYAFCRSRSLRTPSNIFIINLAITDFLMCFTQTPIFFLTSMHKRWIFGKKGCELYAFCGALFGICSMITLMVIAVDRYVVITRPLASLGVMSRRKALSILAVAWVYSMGWSLPPFFGWSAYVPEGLMTSCSWDYMTFTPSVRSYTMLLFTFVFFIPLSIIIFCYCCIFRAIRHTTRAIAKINCVGNRDSAKRFHKMKSEWRMAKIALIVILLFVISWAPYSCVALTAFAGYADMLTPYMNSVPAVIAKASAIHNPIIYAITHPKYRSALSRYIPYLGVLLCITGRDRLSSSFQSTRRSTLTSQSEGKGPNKARHSSQSESESAHFSDTEEDCSSRTSVTRQLSTDVKHVRHASQRLKLDNVMAAPGPRNVCKTTPSVIVTSISSPSILHSPPGFHGNQKLTITYSPAVKDPLDVARLETTALQ, encoded by the exons AGCTCCATCAGTCCGCACCGGCTCATGGAGCTGTCACCAGTCGCCACAACT AGCTCCATAGTTCCAAGCCACCCGTTTCCGACGGTCGACGTCCCAAACCATGCTCACTACACCATCGGTGTTGTCATTATGGCTGTGGGCATCACAGGCTTGCTGGGAAACTTCCTGGTCATATATGCTTTCTGCAG GAGCCGGAGCTTGCGGACGCCATCCAATATCTTTATCATTAACCTGGCAATCACAGacttcctcatgtgtttcacccaGACGCCCATCTTCTTCCTCACCAGCATGCACAAGCGATGGATCTTTGGGAAGAAAG GTTGTGAGTTGTATGCCTTCTGCGGAGCGCTCTTTGGTATCTGCAGTATGATTACACTGATGGTGATTGCGGTGGACCGGTATGTGGTGATCACCAGGCCTCTGGCCTCTCTTGGGGTGATGTCTCGCAGGAAAGCCCTTAGCATCTTGGCTGTTGCCTGGGTCTACTCAATGGGCTGGAGCCTTCCCCCCTTCTTTGGCTGGA GTGCCTATGTCCCGGAGGGTCTGATGACGTCCTGCTCCTGGGACTACATGACGTTCACCCCTTCTGTCCGCTCCTACACCATGCTGCTCTTCACCTTCGtcttcttcatccctctctccatcatcatcttctgttACTGCTGCATCTTCAGGGCCATCCGACACACAACACG AGCCATAGCAAAGATCAACTGTGTGGGAAACCGAGACTCAGCAAAGAGGTTCCACAAGATGAAGAGTGAATGGAGGATGGCGAAGATTGCACTCATTGTCATCCTGCTGTTTGTCATCTCCTGGGCCCCTTACTCCTGTGTGGCCCTCACTGCATTCGCTGG GTACGCTGACATGTTGACTCCCTACATGAACTCTGTTCCTGCTGTGATCGCCAAAGCATCTGCCATCCACAACCCCATCATATACGCTATTACACATCCAAAATACAG GTCAGCTCTCAGCAGGTACATACCCTACCTCGGGGTGTTGCTGTGCATTACTGGCAGGGATCGTCTAAGCAGCAGCTTCCAGTCCACCCGCCGCTCAACCCtcaccagccaatcagagggcaAAGGCCCCAACAAGGCCCGCCACTCCTCCCAGTCCGAGAGCGAATCA GCCCATTTCTCAGACACGGAAGAAGACTGCTCCTCTCGGACGTCTGTCACTCGTCAGTTGTCCACTGATGTCAAACACGTGCGCCATGCGAGCCAGAGGTTAAAG cTGGATAACGTGATGGCGGCGCCGGGGCCAAGGAATGTGTGTAAAACAACACCATCTGTCATCGTCACCTCTATATCCAGCCCGTCTATACTGCACAGTCCGCCAGGTTTTCATGGCAACCAGAAA